In Anseongella ginsenosidimutans, one genomic interval encodes:
- the rfbC gene encoding dTDP-4-dehydrorhamnose 3,5-epimerase, which produces MQITPTPLEGVLIFEPRVFHDSRGYFLESFNKKVLKENNLAFDFVQDNQSLSQQNTLRGLHFQAPPYAQAKLVRVARGAVLDVVVDIRKTSPTYGKHFSIVLSDENNLQLLIPEGFAHGFLVIENNTVFVYKCSQYYHKESEGGIFWADKHLAIDWGTDNPIVSEKDQLLPQFDSFESPF; this is translated from the coding sequence ATGCAAATTACTCCAACGCCCCTTGAAGGTGTGCTGATCTTTGAACCACGCGTTTTTCATGATTCACGCGGCTATTTCCTTGAAAGTTTCAACAAAAAAGTACTGAAAGAAAACAACCTGGCCTTTGATTTTGTGCAGGACAACCAATCCCTGTCCCAACAGAACACCCTGCGCGGGCTTCATTTCCAGGCGCCCCCCTACGCCCAGGCAAAACTGGTACGCGTTGCCCGGGGCGCCGTTCTGGACGTAGTGGTGGATATCCGGAAAACCTCCCCTACCTACGGCAAACATTTCAGCATTGTCCTTAGCGATGAAAACAATCTCCAACTCCTGATCCCGGAAGGATTCGCCCACGGCTTCCTGGTCATAGAGAACAACACGGTCTTCGTCTATAAATGTTCACAGTATTACCATAAGGAATCCGAGGGCGGCATTTTCTGGGCCGACAAACACCTGGCCATTGACTGGGGTACCGATAATCCTATTGTTTCGGAAAAAGACCAGCTTTTGCCGCAGTTCGATAGCTTTGAATCACCTTTTTAA
- a CDS encoding DUF4286 family protein, with translation MILYNITVNVETGIQPEWQNWMQNHYLPELMKTGAFSACKLCRLIDSPNEGVTYSIQHLCGSLQDYKAYQKEYGEKFRQMHTAQFPDKFVSFESLMEVVEEY, from the coding sequence ATGATCCTATATAATATTACGGTTAACGTAGAAACCGGTATCCAGCCGGAATGGCAGAACTGGATGCAGAACCACTACCTTCCCGAGCTGATGAAAACGGGGGCTTTCAGCGCCTGCAAGCTTTGCCGCTTAATCGATTCCCCCAACGAAGGAGTTACGTACAGCATCCAGCATTTATGCGGCTCCCTGCAGGATTATAAAGCTTACCAAAAAGAATATGGCGAAAAATTCCGCCAGATGCACACCGCTCAGTTCCCGGACAAGTTCGTCAGTTTCGAATCATTAATGGAAGTCGTCGAAGAATACTAA